The following are encoded in a window of Cupriavidus oxalaticus genomic DNA:
- the phhA gene encoding phenylalanine 4-monooxygenase, which translates to MSAPAMAATEAPAAFQGTLTDKLREQFDAGLLSGQSLRPDFTIEQPVHRYTSTDHAIWRKLYERQASMLQGRVSDEFLQGLATLGMEKDRVPDFGQLNETLMRATGWQVVAVPGLVPDEVFFEHLANRRFPASWWMRKPEQLDYLQEPDCFHDVFGHVPLLINPVFADYMEAYGKGGLKAAGMGALDMLSRLYWYTVEFGLIRTGQGLRIYGAGILSSQGESIYSLDSASPNRIGFDVRRIMRTRYRIDTFQKTYFVIDSFEQLFDATRPDFAPLYQELRAQPTLGAGDVVPGDQVIHVGTREGWASTDDI; encoded by the coding sequence ATGTCCGCACCCGCCATGGCTGCCACCGAAGCCCCCGCCGCCTTCCAGGGCACCCTCACCGACAAGCTGCGCGAACAGTTCGACGCAGGCCTGCTGTCCGGCCAGTCGCTGCGCCCCGACTTCACCATCGAGCAGCCGGTGCACCGCTACACCAGCACCGACCACGCCATCTGGCGCAAGCTGTATGAGCGCCAGGCGTCGATGCTGCAGGGCCGGGTCAGCGACGAATTCCTGCAAGGCCTGGCCACGCTCGGCATGGAAAAGGACCGCGTGCCGGATTTCGGCCAGCTCAACGAGACCCTGATGCGCGCCACCGGCTGGCAGGTGGTCGCCGTGCCCGGGCTGGTGCCGGACGAGGTGTTCTTCGAGCACCTGGCCAACCGCCGTTTCCCGGCCAGCTGGTGGATGCGCAAGCCCGAGCAGCTGGACTACCTGCAGGAGCCGGACTGCTTCCACGACGTGTTCGGCCACGTGCCGCTGCTGATCAACCCGGTCTTTGCCGACTACATGGAGGCCTACGGCAAGGGCGGCCTGAAGGCGGCCGGCATGGGCGCGCTCGACATGCTGTCGCGCCTGTACTGGTACACGGTGGAGTTCGGCCTGATCCGCACCGGGCAGGGGCTGCGCATCTACGGCGCGGGCATCCTGTCGAGCCAGGGCGAATCGATCTACAGCCTGGACTCGGCCAGCCCCAACCGGATCGGCTTCGACGTGCGCCGCATCATGCGCACGCGCTACCGCATCGACACCTTCCAGAAGACCTACTTCGTGATCGACAGCTTCGAGCAGCTGTTCGACGCGACCCGGCCGGACTTCGCGCCGCTGTACCAGGAACTGCGCGCGCAGCCCACGCTGGGCGCCGGCGACGTGGTGCCGGGCGACCAGGTGATCCATGTCGGCACCCGCGAAGGCTGGGCCAGCACCGACGACATCTGA